A stretch of DNA from Maridesulfovibrio sp.:
GGGGTAACTTCGATGGTACTATTTCAACCGCATATACAACCGACACCGAACTGCCTCCCAAGGACAAAGAAACAGGCTGCTCGGCAATCATCTGCTCGAAAATAAAAGGAGAAATCCTCCTCTCACGTAGAGAGAAACAAAGAATTCTGCAGAAGCCCGACCCGTCACCGCTGTCTTCTCATTCGATCAAGACAATCGCGGCACTCGGCAGGCAGGCAGAAGAAATTTTCAAGGCCCCGCTGCAATGCGGATGGATTCTGGACACCCGCAACCGGGTTATGATCACCTCGGCATTTATTCATCCTCCGGTGGAAATCAAGGAACAGAATCGCATCAAACGGGCACTGCCGTTCATAGCCGGCCTCAATATCTCCCCACGCAACACGGAAATGTTTCTACCGGAAAAAAGCCGGTCCATTTACGATCTGGTTCGCTTTGCCAATGAAAAAGGAATAGAGGAAATGTTTTCACTGGTCAGCAAAAAGGGACTGGGGCTGGACGGAGCAAAGCATCTCAAGGCCCGTCAACCCATATCGCTTACGGTTCTTAACCTTGCGGACGCCCTTTTCACAACGGCTGCCGGGAAACTGGATATCTCCCCGGATGATATCGAGTCCGCTCCCATGTGGGCGCTCTGGTTCGGCCTTGGTGCAGACAGGCCGGGATGGACAGATCAGAATGCCATGGAAGGATACGCTATCCTCTCCAAAACGTATATGAACGTAACTCTGAAATCAGAAAAAGACCTGATTGAAGTTGACGCGGTCAGCGATCAGGAAAGCAGCCGCAACCACATTCACTTCCGGTTCAAGGGAGGGAGCGGGACACCGGAGGAACGCATGGCCCGCATAGTCTTCCTGAGGACAGCACTTGTCCCACAGGGGTTCGAGGTAAGCAGCAGGGGCGACTTCATCCAAGCCATGCACGGCCCGGTGCGCGAAAACGAGGTACAGAGACTGCTTGCAACAGTAGGCCACGTGATAGGTCACATCGCAACCCACCACCCCATAACCGAAAACCTAGACAGAGTTAAGGAAGAAGCAATACGTTTCATCACCGGGCTGGGCTGATCAGAAACCTGCAATTTAATAAACAGCAATTATGAACTTATTCCTCTGTACGTTTGGAAATTACCGGGGCCGTCAGCTCTCTCGCATTCTTTTTTCAACTTTTTCCAGGAAACGCAGGAGCTTGTTCTCAACATCCTGATCATCCACATATTCGATGATCATCTTTTTGGACTCTTCAAGCCCCATGTCATGCAGAAGCTCGCGCAACCGCATTCTCAACTGCGCCTTCTCCCGTTTTACATGCAGGTCTTCCAGCAGGTCGGCAGCGTAATCATAATCGCGCCTAGCCAGAGCCTTGCGAAAATTTGTCCTGACAAAATGCGAATAAAATCTGCCCGATATACCTGAAAGTAGAGTTCCGAGCCAGACCCCGACCACAAGAGTGACCAGATCGGCAACACGCTCCTGCGCAATATTGATCCACTCGGAAATATCCCTGTCCTTAAGCAGATCCTGAGTTTTGCGCATTTCCACGATAAGCCGCTTGGCGACAGGGTTGTTCTT
This window harbors:
- a CDS encoding PEP/pyruvate-binding domain-containing protein — protein: MKFRHVFDHWTYETFPPGRLLRRRYNSFKKLMELEEECLGIIAEIENIGFGQIRTDWTHVEQISADLGLKARAMLEQLQEMNPVKFMDIMDYYNKINFYLRMSVTVPDPEISKPFTFALEDAPDYEAKSGAFAVNLARLKEQHVPVLDGMVLGTDIYNYFIEANNLRIAIDEILTSVDSTEMPCLKSASERIIDVFMKGIMPPVIANEVEIAALEASRGSGTLTLSAGVTPEDSTHPLPENRCTISQVQAQDIVEEWKKAALCKFTPASLKARIETGYSDRESPVAVLIQPTRGGNFDGTISTAYTTDTELPPKDKETGCSAIICSKIKGEILLSRREKQRILQKPDPSPLSSHSIKTIAALGRQAEEIFKAPLQCGWILDTRNRVMITSAFIHPPVEIKEQNRIKRALPFIAGLNISPRNTEMFLPEKSRSIYDLVRFANEKGIEEMFSLVSKKGLGLDGAKHLKARQPISLTVLNLADALFTTAAGKLDISPDDIESAPMWALWFGLGADRPGWTDQNAMEGYAILSKTYMNVTLKSEKDLIEVDAVSDQESSRNHIHFRFKGGSGTPEERMARIVFLRTALVPQGFEVSSRGDFIQAMHGPVRENEVQRLLATVGHVIGHIATHHPITENLDRVKEEAIRFITGLG
- a CDS encoding tetratricopeptide repeat protein, giving the protein MNRIERIVWVVCVVVTLGILFTLIECRAAEPGTAGAIESELACGRRGQELIDIKEYSQAVQVLEDCLRDHPDSDWLWSMLGRAYYKMGDLEKAEAQFRKALEINKNNPVAKRLIVEMRKTQDLLKDRDISEWINIAQERVADLVTLVVGVWLGTLLSGISGRFYSHFVRTNFRKALARRDYDYAADLLEDLHVKREKAQLRMRLRELLHDMGLEESKKMIIEYVDDQDVENKLLRFLEKVEKRMRES